Proteins encoded together in one Acidimicrobiales bacterium window:
- a CDS encoding alpha/beta hydrolase-fold protein — MRMTRRRFLTAGGAVAATAVSAAGLFDLVDHSEFQRGLHHLGLSSSPDKRVPSFGTTEHTGSLTSRFMRNPVGWTMSHPPGSEPPTGIIFCLHGRGADHRFAFDTIHLPDVAASIGLRVAVAAVDGNDHSYWHKRADGTDALSMLLEEFVPIIRQMVGPLPQAVMGWSMGGYGALLAAERDRDAFVAVAPTSPALWLSPSDTAPGAFDSSSDFYANDVFSGVERLAGHTIAVACGSGDPFYGATRHLVAEMNYPHTALFGPGYHDPSYWRSIAPSQLRALQPSLT; from the coding sequence ATGCGCATGACCCGTCGCCGGTTCCTGACTGCTGGTGGCGCGGTCGCGGCGACCGCGGTTTCGGCCGCCGGCCTGTTCGACCTGGTGGATCATTCGGAGTTCCAGCGCGGGCTTCATCATCTCGGACTCAGCTCCAGCCCCGACAAGCGCGTCCCCAGTTTCGGCACCACTGAGCACACCGGCTCCTTGACCAGTCGGTTCATGCGCAATCCGGTTGGCTGGACCATGTCGCATCCGCCCGGAAGCGAGCCGCCGACGGGGATCATTTTCTGCCTGCACGGGCGCGGCGCCGATCACCGCTTCGCGTTCGACACGATTCACCTCCCTGACGTTGCCGCCTCGATAGGCCTGCGGGTGGCCGTCGCCGCTGTAGACGGAAACGACCACAGCTACTGGCACAAGAGAGCCGACGGAACCGACGCGCTCTCGATGCTGCTAGAGGAATTCGTGCCGATCATCCGGCAGATGGTCGGACCCCTACCCCAAGCGGTGATGGGCTGGTCGATGGGTGGATACGGTGCTCTGTTGGCGGCCGAGCGGGACCGCGACGCTTTCGTTGCGGTGGCTCCTACCAGTCCGGCGTTATGGCTCAGCCCGAGTGATACCGCTCCGGGAGCATTTGACAGCTCCTCGGATTTTTACGCCAACGACGTGTTCAGCGGAGTTGAGAGGCTCGCTGGGCATACCATCGCGGTCGCTTGCGGAAGTGGTGACCCTTTCTACGGCGCCACCCGCCATTTGGTCGCCGAGATGAACTATCCCCACACCGCCTTGTTCGGACCTGGCTATCACGACCCCTCATACTGGCGAAGCATTGCTCCCTCTCAGCTACGCGCCCTCCAGCCAAGCCTGACCTAG
- a CDS encoding STAS domain-containing protein encodes MAPLEITIARSKDSVELTIGGDLDLRTVERFKRVLRDAVYEAHQTVNLDLSQLTFICSVGIGSLVSARQLAVEEGVTLRIVKASDQVELVLDLMAMGDYFF; translated from the coding sequence ATGGCCCCTCTGGAGATAACCATTGCCAGATCGAAGGATTCGGTCGAACTAACGATAGGGGGAGACCTTGACCTGAGGACGGTTGAACGTTTCAAGCGGGTCCTAAGAGACGCCGTCTACGAAGCACACCAGACCGTGAACCTGGACCTGTCACAACTGACATTCATATGTTCGGTGGGCATTGGTTCGCTGGTGAGTGCACGCCAACTTGCGGTTGAGGAGGGCGTCACCCTACGCATCGTGAAGGCGTCCGACCAGGTAGAGCTCGTCCTCGATCTGATGGCGATGGGCGACTACTTCTTCTAG
- a CDS encoding SRPBCC family protein, with protein MTAEDSVSAATVVTAPAEAIFAVLADPAKHAAIDGTGWVCETLDSEPLTAAGQIFRMSMYHPNHPDGNYQMFNRVQVFDPPTTISWEPGYDAGDGTVGFGGWVWRYDLTPDGPSNTTVTLTYDWSAVPDPIREHIGFPPFPPEHLGNSLAHLAELVIA; from the coding sequence ATGACTGCCGAGGACAGTGTCAGCGCGGCCACGGTCGTCACCGCCCCGGCGGAGGCCATCTTCGCAGTCCTCGCCGACCCGGCAAAGCACGCTGCGATCGATGGGACCGGCTGGGTTTGCGAAACCCTCGATAGCGAGCCGTTGACCGCCGCGGGCCAGATATTCCGGATGTCGATGTACCACCCGAACCACCCGGACGGTAACTACCAGATGTTCAACCGGGTGCAAGTGTTCGACCCGCCGACCACGATCTCCTGGGAGCCCGGCTACGACGCCGGCGACGGCACCGTCGGCTTCGGGGGCTGGGTCTGGCGCTACGACCTGACGCCAGATGGGCCCTCGAACACCACTGTCACTCTGACCTACGACTGGTCAGCAGTCCCGGACCCCATCCGAGAGCACATCGGATTCCCGCCGTTCCCTCCGGAACATCTGGGCAACTCGCTCGCCCACCTCGCCGAACTGGTTATCGCATGA
- a CDS encoding TetR/AcrR family transcriptional regulator, with amino-acid sequence MITDRVGLRQPTKQRLLQEGVRLFAEKGFRETTVGDVEAAAGLEPRRGALYRHFQSKEALLEAALEQHMQYLGETTAGLDQLPVKDQRQEALIMGQWLLAELDRERAIVRILEQDGDRLTDLRDRFRQVLIDPGYELTSELARRWLGSAADQLDLQALSAVLLGSLVNYRRSTWTFGATPAGLDDERFLATWADLCVTTAAALRRKHSKRPTRVGTSTRPAPKQSQSRR; translated from the coding sequence ATGATTACAGATCGGGTCGGCCTTCGTCAACCCACCAAACAGCGTCTTCTGCAGGAGGGGGTGCGACTGTTCGCTGAGAAGGGTTTTCGCGAAACCACGGTCGGAGATGTCGAGGCTGCCGCCGGTCTCGAGCCTCGCCGGGGAGCGCTTTACCGACACTTCCAGAGCAAAGAAGCCCTGCTGGAGGCAGCCCTCGAACAACACATGCAATATCTGGGCGAGACCACCGCGGGGCTTGACCAGCTGCCGGTGAAAGACCAGAGGCAAGAAGCCCTCATCATGGGTCAATGGCTGTTGGCGGAGCTCGACCGTGAGCGGGCCATCGTCCGCATCCTCGAACAAGACGGGGATCGGCTAACAGATCTGCGCGACCGATTCCGCCAAGTCCTAATTGACCCCGGCTACGAACTTACCTCGGAGCTCGCCCGCCGATGGCTTGGAAGCGCCGCTGACCAACTAGACCTCCAAGCGCTCTCGGCAGTCCTGCTCGGGTCATTGGTCAACTACCGACGTTCGACTTGGACGTTCGGCGCAACTCCGGCAGGACTTGACGATGAGCGATTCCTGGCAACATGGGCGGACCTGTGTGTCACCACTGCCGCTGCCCTGCGAAGAAAGCACAGTAAAAGGCCTACCAGGGTGGGGACTTCAACTCGGCCAGCCCCGAAACAATCCCAATCCCGAAGATGA
- a CDS encoding nitroreductase/quinone reductase family protein produces the protein MMPYFQLAIRTASHERRSPRPSPKLLVASLLVASPGWATWALQGRRNIAFPLCTSGVLAINVAATRFVPTVKLEVIRFLQRYLINPAVRVLLAIDILPLGIALLETTGRCSGKPRRNPVGEGRIGETFWIVAEHGRSANYVRNLEANPSVRVKIRRGLRTNWRSGVAQVLDDDDPYIRQRQLCRWHPLRAINAATVRLMGTDLITIRIDLA, from the coding sequence ATGATGCCCTACTTTCAGCTGGCCATTCGGACGGCATCCCACGAACGCCGCTCGCCCCGACCGTCGCCAAAACTCCTGGTCGCATCGCTGCTAGTGGCCAGCCCCGGCTGGGCGACCTGGGCTTTACAAGGTCGCCGGAATATCGCCTTCCCTCTTTGCACATCCGGGGTCCTTGCGATCAACGTTGCCGCCACCCGGTTCGTCCCGACCGTGAAACTCGAGGTGATTCGCTTCCTTCAGCGATATCTGATCAATCCAGCCGTCCGGGTTCTGCTGGCCATCGACATCCTTCCTCTGGGCATCGCTCTGCTCGAAACAACTGGACGCTGTTCGGGCAAACCGAGACGAAACCCCGTAGGCGAAGGACGAATCGGGGAAACGTTCTGGATCGTCGCCGAACACGGCCGTTCCGCCAACTACGTCCGCAATCTCGAGGCCAACCCCAGTGTCCGAGTCAAGATCCGACGAGGGCTGCGAACCAACTGGCGCTCAGGTGTGGCTCAAGTCCTTGACGATGACGACCCTTACATACGACAACGCCAACTTTGCCGCTGGCACCCGCTCCGGGCCATCAACGCCGCCACGGTCCGCCTCATGGGCACCGACCTCATCACAATACGAATCGACCTGGCCTGA
- a CDS encoding ATP-binding protein, producing the protein MLEGQSGVPRMFVMVGLPAAGKTRRARELASAWRALRLTPDEWMIPLFGQEQPEGKRNVLEGRLIWLAMRALRIGVNVVLDFGVWGRDERSALRALAASVGATSELVYLPVDEEEQWRRVQAHSVTHTTSRFEMTKADLDRWRQTFQPPDATELETGDIDPPPVGFDSWEAWVAQWWPTSLPGYGSVQPVLD; encoded by the coding sequence ATGCTGGAGGGTCAGAGCGGCGTGCCCAGGATGTTCGTAATGGTTGGCCTTCCCGCAGCGGGTAAGACGCGCCGGGCACGCGAGCTTGCATCCGCATGGCGCGCCCTCCGGTTGACCCCCGACGAGTGGATGATCCCGCTATTCGGACAAGAGCAGCCCGAGGGCAAGCGAAACGTCTTGGAGGGTCGCTTGATCTGGCTGGCTATGCGTGCGCTCCGGATTGGTGTCAACGTCGTGCTCGACTTCGGCGTGTGGGGCAGGGACGAGAGGTCCGCGCTTAGAGCGCTGGCAGCCTCGGTTGGAGCCACCAGCGAGCTGGTTTACCTTCCAGTGGACGAGGAGGAGCAGTGGCGCCGTGTTCAGGCTCACTCCGTCACCCACACCACATCCAGGTTCGAGATGACCAAGGCCGACCTCGATCGGTGGAGACAGACCTTTCAGCCACCGGACGCGACCGAACTTGAGACCGGCGACATCGACCCCCCACCTGTGGGCTTCGACTCTTGGGAAGCCTGGGTAGCTCAGTGGTGGCCAACGTCGCTGCCAGGCTACGGATCCGTACAACCCGTGCTCGACTGA
- a CDS encoding SRPBCC family protein: MADSLDVVSVDRVIPASPQAIFDLLADPARHREIDGSGTVRDPRGRGIGQRLGPGSRFGMSMKMGVPYAMESKVIEFDEPRLIAWQTTGPTRLGRMVGGRIWRYELEAVEGGTKVTESWDIRQESVLTRPMVRPAAKKTAESMAATLERIEQVLSGS; encoded by the coding sequence ATGGCCGACAGCCTTGACGTCGTGAGCGTCGACCGGGTCATTCCGGCTTCGCCCCAAGCGATCTTCGATCTGCTGGCCGACCCCGCCCGCCACCGGGAGATCGACGGCTCCGGGACGGTGCGCGACCCCCGCGGCCGGGGTATTGGGCAAAGGCTCGGGCCCGGCAGCCGGTTCGGTATGTCAATGAAAATGGGCGTCCCCTACGCAATGGAAAGCAAGGTCATCGAGTTCGACGAGCCCCGCCTGATCGCCTGGCAGACGACCGGACCGACCCGCCTCGGCCGCATGGTCGGTGGCCGAATCTGGCGCTACGAACTCGAAGCGGTCGAAGGCGGAACGAAGGTCACCGAAAGCTGGGACATCAGGCAGGAATCCGTCCTGACCCGGCCCATGGTGCGACCGGCGGCGAAGAAGACAGCGGAAAGCATGGCCGCCACCCTGGAGCGAATCGAGCAGGTGCTCTCAGGGAGCTGA
- a CDS encoding enoyl-CoA hydratase-related protein codes for MSLATYELDGHVATITYNRPEALNAINAEMRRDLNEAFARFRDENDAWVAIVTGAGRAFCAGADMKEGAGATGEFAGTFWEKPTLNSFESGWEIYKPVIAAVNGYCLGYGLTLVTWCDFVIASERAQFGFPEVRLGVPTIVGAVRLPQKINWQYAMEILLTGEPISAERAHQIGLAGWVVPHDELMNEARSLAKRLVSAAPLAARAVKEVAMRSRTLPNLEAIRFGETMRKVAATTNDAAEGARAMSEGRQPQWTGT; via the coding sequence ATGAGCCTTGCCACCTATGAGCTTGATGGCCATGTCGCCACGATCACGTATAACCGGCCTGAAGCGCTCAATGCCATCAACGCCGAGATGCGCCGAGACCTCAACGAAGCGTTCGCTCGATTTCGCGACGAGAACGACGCGTGGGTTGCGATCGTCACCGGTGCTGGACGGGCGTTCTGCGCCGGGGCGGACATGAAAGAAGGTGCCGGCGCTACCGGCGAGTTCGCTGGGACGTTCTGGGAGAAGCCCACCCTGAACTCGTTCGAGAGCGGCTGGGAGATCTACAAGCCAGTCATCGCCGCCGTGAATGGTTACTGCCTGGGCTACGGCTTGACGCTGGTCACCTGGTGTGACTTCGTGATCGCCAGCGAGAGGGCGCAATTCGGGTTCCCCGAGGTACGCCTCGGGGTGCCGACCATCGTCGGCGCGGTGCGACTACCTCAGAAGATCAACTGGCAGTACGCGATGGAGATCCTGCTGACCGGAGAGCCGATCTCTGCCGAACGAGCACACCAGATCGGGCTCGCGGGATGGGTCGTCCCCCACGACGAACTTATGAACGAGGCGCGGTCACTGGCGAAACGTTTGGTTTCGGCCGCTCCTCTCGCGGCCCGAGCCGTGAAGGAGGTCGCCATGCGCTCCCGCACGTTGCCGAACCTCGAAGCGATCCGCTTCGGGGAGACGATGCGCAAGGTTGCCGCCACGACGAATGACGCCGCAGAAGGCGCGCGGGCGATGTCGGAGGGCCGGCAGCCGCAGTGGACCGGGACATGA
- a CDS encoding DUF6351 family protein translates to MRRKKLLAGLGAPAFALLLLSGIINAVSAGTPMSITVLSGRADLVSGGSALIRVNLANPADASNVKVVVDGHDVSSDFALRADGGFEGLVTGLALGSNLLQANLPDGSGARITLVNHPSGGPVFSGPQLQPWTCQAGAADSQCDQAPTYHFVYMSTNSTKSGFQPYDVAHPPSDVAVTTTDQGIKVPYIVRVETGYMDRDQYQVAGLFQPGQPWTPFSPQRQWNHKLLILHGASCGASYTTGGAPDVTGDIAPSALGLGFLTMSTALDNSGHFCNVAVQAESLVMAKEHIVKSYGTVRYTIGHGCSGGSLAQQWIANAYPGVYQGILPTCSFPDAMSSATQVADYALLERYFLTPSSWGAGVVWSPTQWASVEGNALPVDAAVSVGCTNTNPPYTPQSCPTGYFYAAVPYFPCPGVSSQQLYNAQTNPGGVRCSIIDLNRNLLGLRASEVWSPAEKKIGHGFAGLPIDNIGVQYGLGALREGKITPAQFVDLNAHVGGADVDINPTPNRLVADEPALGNAYRTGLINETNNLNQTAIIDCRGPDPGAAHDAYRAFAVRARLDREHGTHANQLIWEGPEPILADSSCGVNSFLAMDRWLTAVEADHSSLDFTAKIVRDKPVGLTDRCYDGLGTMLSAGLCPQPVVPVYGTARMVAGDQITTDANKCQLQPLSRSSYTYAVGGASVPVPFTDAEWAELQRAFPDGVCDFSKPGVDQKPTVPWLIYQDASGNVIYGGQPLGPPPVSTPIP, encoded by the coding sequence ATGAGACGGAAGAAGCTGCTCGCGGGGCTCGGTGCTCCCGCGTTTGCGCTGCTGCTACTTAGCGGGATCATCAACGCTGTTTCGGCCGGGACGCCGATGTCGATCACAGTGCTTTCCGGACGTGCGGACCTGGTCAGCGGGGGTTCGGCCCTGATCCGGGTCAACCTTGCGAACCCGGCCGACGCATCGAACGTGAAGGTCGTGGTCGACGGCCACGACGTTTCATCGGACTTCGCGTTGCGAGCCGACGGGGGATTCGAGGGGCTGGTTACCGGCCTTGCGCTTGGGTCGAACCTCCTTCAGGCGAATCTGCCAGACGGCAGCGGAGCTCGGATCACGCTCGTCAACCACCCCAGCGGTGGGCCGGTCTTCTCCGGCCCGCAACTGCAGCCATGGACCTGTCAGGCAGGAGCGGCGGACAGCCAGTGTGATCAGGCGCCCACCTACCACTTCGTCTACATGTCCACGAACTCGACAAAGTCGGGCTTCCAGCCCTATGACGTCGCTCACCCCCCGTCGGACGTCGCCGTCACGACGACCGACCAGGGGATCAAGGTCCCTTACATAGTCCGGGTCGAGACCGGCTACATGGATCGCGACCAGTACCAGGTCGCCGGGCTGTTCCAACCCGGCCAGCCGTGGACGCCGTTCAGCCCGCAACGGCAGTGGAACCACAAGCTGCTCATCCTGCACGGTGCGAGCTGCGGCGCGTCGTATACGACCGGCGGTGCGCCGGACGTCACCGGCGACATTGCGCCGAGCGCTCTCGGTCTGGGCTTTCTCACCATGTCGACGGCTCTGGACAACTCGGGCCACTTCTGCAACGTGGCCGTCCAGGCCGAATCGTTGGTGATGGCGAAGGAGCACATCGTCAAGTCCTACGGGACGGTGCGCTACACGATCGGCCACGGATGTTCAGGGGGGTCGCTGGCCCAGCAATGGATCGCCAACGCCTACCCCGGCGTCTACCAAGGCATCCTGCCGACCTGCTCGTTCCCCGACGCCATGTCGTCGGCGACGCAGGTCGCCGACTACGCGCTGCTGGAGCGGTACTTCCTGACTCCCTCCTCGTGGGGAGCCGGGGTGGTGTGGTCACCCACGCAATGGGCGTCGGTCGAGGGCAACGCGTTGCCAGTGGACGCGGCGGTGAGCGTCGGTTGCACCAACACCAACCCTCCTTATACGCCGCAGAGCTGCCCAACGGGCTACTTCTACGCGGCGGTGCCCTATTTTCCCTGCCCCGGCGTCAGCAGCCAGCAGCTGTACAACGCGCAGACCAACCCAGGTGGGGTTCGATGCTCGATCATCGATCTGAACAGGAACCTGCTCGGGCTGCGCGCCTCGGAGGTGTGGTCGCCGGCCGAGAAGAAGATCGGGCACGGCTTCGCAGGGCTGCCCATCGACAACATCGGTGTCCAGTACGGCCTGGGCGCGCTTCGCGAAGGCAAGATCACGCCCGCCCAGTTCGTTGATCTCAACGCGCACGTTGGTGGGGCCGACGTCGACATCAACCCGACACCCAACCGGCTGGTCGCCGACGAACCTGCGCTTGGGAACGCGTACCGCACCGGGTTGATCAACGAGACCAACAATCTCAACCAGACCGCGATCATCGACTGCCGCGGCCCTGATCCCGGCGCCGCGCACGACGCTTACCGCGCGTTCGCGGTCCGAGCCAGGCTCGATAGGGAGCATGGCACCCACGCCAACCAGCTGATCTGGGAAGGCCCCGAGCCGATCCTCGCCGACAGCTCGTGCGGCGTGAACAGCTTCCTGGCGATGGACCGCTGGCTGACCGCCGTCGAAGCCGACCACTCAAGTCTCGACTTCACCGCGAAGATCGTTCGTGACAAGCCGGTTGGCCTGACCGACCGCTGCTACGACGGTCTCGGAACAATGCTTTCGGCCGGGCTGTGCCCCCAGCCGGTCGTGCCCGTGTACGGCACGGCCCGCATGGTCGCTGGCGATCAGATCACCACCGACGCCAACAAGTGCCAGCTCCAGCCACTCAGCCGTTCCTCCTATACCTACGCGGTCGGCGGCGCCAGCGTTCCGGTGCCGTTCACGGACGCCGAATGGGCGGAGCTCCAGCGCGCGTTCCCCGACGGGGTGTGCGACTTCTCCAAGCCGGGCGTCGACCAGAAACCGACCGTTCCCTGGCTGATCTACCAGGATGCGAGCGGCAACGTCATCTACGGAGGACAGCCGTTGGGGCCGCCTCCGGTATCAACGCCTATTCCATAG